From the genome of Prosthecobacter fusiformis:
GGCTCGCGGGCGGCGATCCGCGCTTTTGACACGGATTCCTCAGGCACAAAATAAGTGGCCGTGACATCGCCGTTGCCCACATCTTCAGCGATGGCAGCGCGGATCAATTGTTCAGTACTTGAGTCCATAGGTGGATATTTAAAAACTCACTTCTTCGGCAGTGCGCGTGTCGCACCCACAGAGATGCCGCCGTCCACCAGCAAAAGCTGGCCCGTTACATAACGACTCTCCTCCGATGCCAGGAAAAGCAGAGGACCTTCCAGGTCATCCATTGCGCCGGGCCGTCCCAGGGGGATGCGTTCCGTCAGATACTCCACCCAGCCCGCATCTTCATACATCACCCGGTTTTGGGAAGTCTTGAACCACCCTGGTGCCAGCACATTCACGGTGATGCCGTTCTTACCCCAGTCATGCGCCAGGCTCATCGTCATCTGCTTTACCCCACCACGGCTAGCCCCATAAGGTGCCAGACCCGCATAGCCCGCCACACAGGTTACGGATCCAATGTTGATAATGCGTCCGTATCCGGCAGGAATCATGAATTGCTTCGCCACTTGCTGCGCCAGGAAAAAGGTGCCGCGCAGATTCGTGTCCACCACCAAGTTCCAGTCATCCCAGGTGATCTCCGTCGCTGGCTTGCGGACGTTGCAGCCTGCGTTGTTGACCAGGATGTCAATTTTCTCCACTTGGCCCTTCGCCGCCGCCACCGCTGCGGTGATGCTTTCGATGGATCGCACATCCAGTTCTAAAGAGAGACATTTGCGCCCCAAGTCCGTCACCTGCTTTTCCATCTCTTTAAGAGAGGCCATCGTCCGGCTGGAGATAACCAGGTCCGCGCCCGCCTTCGCCAAGGTCAGCGCGAACCGCTCCCCCAGGCCGCGTGAAGTTCCGGAAACAAACGCCGTGCGGCCCGTCAGGTCAAAAGCATGTGGTTGGCTCATAGAGAAAGACTGAAATCGTGGAAAAGGGCAGGGAAGTCAATGTCCCTCCGCTGAATCCGCTACTCACGGCGC
Proteins encoded in this window:
- a CDS encoding SDR family NAD(P)-dependent oxidoreductase, with the translated sequence MSQPHAFDLTGRTAFVSGTSRGLGERFALTLAKAGADLVISSRTMASLKEMEKQVTDLGRKCLSLELDVRSIESITAAVAAAKGQVEKIDILVNNAGCNVRKPATEITWDDWNLVVDTNLRGTFFLAQQVAKQFMIPAGYGRIINIGSVTCVAGYAGLAPYGASRGGVKQMTMSLAHDWGKNGITVNVLAPGWFKTSQNRVMYEDAGWVEYLTERIPLGRPGAMDDLEGPLLFLASEESRYVTGQLLLVDGGISVGATRALPKK